One window from the genome of Fulvivirga lutea encodes:
- a CDS encoding DUF6920 family protein: protein MKAGLIALIIIHGLIHLMGFLKAFNLAKIDTLNSFISKPVGITWFIVCLLFILTAVLYLTDYDVWWGLAIVAIILSQVLIISVWKEAKFGTLANLLILTPAIIACATFYFNKMVANERALIIAQSQTHTISDRKISDLPPVVQLWLTKSGVTNTRIPNQVNVIQSLQMKLDESQENWVPAKATQLFTPTAPAFNWQVKLKPNLFMPIVGRDEYFEGKGGMLIKLLGMYPIVDVADNKRINEAALQRYLAEICWFPQAALSEFITWRAIDSHSAEATIHHFGTIATGIFQFDDTGNFRAFKTMRYKGVEEGDEKVEWTVSAVEHQTINDIKVPTKLEAEWNLPTGKWKWLKLQVDSVSYTFE from the coding sequence ATGAAAGCCGGCCTCATAGCTCTTATCATAATCCACGGGCTCATTCACCTCATGGGCTTTTTAAAAGCTTTTAACCTGGCCAAAATTGACACTCTGAATAGTTTCATTTCTAAACCTGTCGGAATAACTTGGTTTATTGTGTGCCTCTTATTCATCCTGACTGCTGTTTTGTATCTAACTGATTATGACGTGTGGTGGGGCCTTGCCATAGTGGCCATCATTTTATCTCAGGTTCTTATTATTTCTGTTTGGAAGGAAGCAAAGTTTGGCACTCTTGCAAACCTACTCATTTTGACACCTGCAATAATAGCTTGTGCTACCTTCTACTTCAACAAAATGGTGGCCAATGAACGAGCGCTAATCATAGCTCAAAGTCAAACCCACACAATTTCAGATAGAAAAATTAGTGATTTACCGCCCGTAGTTCAGCTGTGGCTCACTAAATCTGGCGTAACGAATACAAGAATACCCAATCAGGTGAATGTTATTCAGAGCCTGCAAATGAAACTGGATGAAAGCCAGGAAAATTGGGTTCCTGCTAAGGCCACTCAATTATTTACACCAACTGCACCAGCATTTAACTGGCAAGTAAAATTAAAACCAAACCTTTTTATGCCCATAGTTGGCAGAGACGAATACTTTGAAGGCAAAGGAGGCATGCTCATTAAACTACTGGGCATGTATCCGATAGTTGATGTTGCTGACAACAAAAGAATAAATGAAGCTGCGCTGCAGCGGTACCTGGCTGAAATCTGCTGGTTTCCCCAAGCAGCCCTGAGTGAATTTATAACCTGGAGGGCGATTGACAGCCATAGTGCTGAAGCCACCATTCACCATTTTGGCACAATTGCAACAGGCATTTTTCAGTTTGACGATACCGGTAATTTCCGTGCCTTTAAAACTATGCGCTACAAGGGTGTAGAAGAAGGTGATGAAAAAGTAGAGTGGACAGTGAGTGCTGTTGAACATCAAACAATAAATGACATTAAAGTACCCACTAAGCTTGAGGCCGAATGGAATTTACCCACAGGTAAATGGAAATGGCTCAAACTTCAGGTAGATTCCGTGTCATACACCTTTGAATAA
- a CDS encoding choice-of-anchor D domain-containing protein, with translation MKHVYQIGYKIYKSAIICIVGFLCFLAAGNSFAQVVMNSGDYYPNSTVQCIVEDADYIYISGQFTNFSDGTNDVPLVAIARFDKTTFTLDQTWDLQVDYRVYAMAIDGDFLYIGGDFESVLGSTRNNLAKINKSGGTPTLESWDPAPDAPVRAIEITSDAIFVGGNFANISATARNAVAKFDLNTGNHDTGFNANIRVESAYAGTGPGIIWTMVSDEANSALYVGGGFNRVGASTISNAAKLDITDGSAETWTPDPDRVVYDLELVGTNDIIICGIYANIGGESIKSLAKVDRTTGVVDATWNPNPQPRNGNALAIASIGTDLYAGGGFTSIGGVALTRLARITTTGTGATDESWSLDNGGSINYMISSGDYIYLGGNFSSLDGDATVQRFGVVYVAPAEIDIQGDGNGITNGDNTPDLLDGTNMGSVTIGSSGLSTFSIENTGSETLEISNIQFTGADATDFSHSGITLPTTISGLSNATFDIVFSPSASGSRTATIEITSDDADEGTYTFDISGVGLTPAEINVQGNGNDITSGDDTPDAVDGTDLGILTIGSSTSSTFTIQNSGESELNLSAITLSGANAADFSVDGITVPLAVSGGGSTSFSVTFNPAASGISTATIEITNDDADEGIYTFDVTGVGQTPAQINLQGVGLDIDIANGDDTPDTSDGTDIGPITIGFTSGTAFDIQNLGEATLTVSEFVVGGANASEFSINAITTPAVILGGESTSFDVLFTPVVSGTRTATITIISDDPEDGSFTFTVAALGQTPGDINIQGGGIDIVNGDDTPDAGDNTDFGTVTVGLSASTVYTIQNTGDLGLNVSSVTISGTNASDYTISDITTPFDIDGGLSTTFTVTFNPSSAGARVATIEVISNDSDEGTYTFDISGIGEEEVTGVDLEIASDFQMYPNPAANIVKIELSQVNEKVIGISFISLNGTKSGIRSNFLVNGQFIEVDVSELKQGAYLLEIQTESRLLQSRFIKN, from the coding sequence ATGAAGCACGTCTATCAAATTGGTTACAAAATTTATAAATCAGCAATAATATGTATTGTTGGTTTTTTATGTTTTCTAGCAGCTGGCAATTCTTTTGCACAGGTGGTTATGAACTCAGGTGATTATTATCCCAATAGCACTGTTCAGTGCATTGTGGAAGATGCTGATTACATCTATATCAGTGGACAGTTTACAAACTTTAGTGATGGAACTAATGATGTCCCCTTGGTTGCAATAGCAAGATTTGATAAAACCACTTTTACACTTGATCAAACCTGGGATCTTCAGGTTGACTATCGTGTATATGCAATGGCAATAGATGGTGATTTTTTATACATAGGTGGTGATTTTGAATCAGTATTAGGGTCTACCAGAAATAATCTGGCAAAAATTAACAAGTCTGGAGGAACACCTACCCTTGAAAGTTGGGACCCAGCTCCTGATGCACCCGTTAGAGCAATTGAAATTACTTCAGACGCAATATTTGTGGGAGGTAATTTTGCCAATATTAGTGCAACTGCAAGAAATGCTGTGGCCAAATTCGATTTGAACACGGGTAATCATGATACAGGTTTTAATGCGAATATTAGAGTAGAAAGTGCTTATGCCGGAACCGGGCCGGGAATTATTTGGACAATGGTGAGTGATGAAGCTAACTCAGCGTTATACGTTGGTGGAGGGTTTAACCGTGTTGGAGCATCTACCATTAGTAATGCAGCAAAATTAGATATTACAGATGGAAGTGCAGAAACCTGGACTCCAGACCCTGACAGAGTCGTTTATGACCTGGAATTGGTTGGAACCAATGATATTATTATTTGCGGTATTTATGCCAATATTGGTGGTGAGAGTATTAAAAGTTTAGCTAAGGTTGATAGAACTACAGGAGTTGTTGATGCTACCTGGAATCCTAATCCACAACCAAGAAATGGAAATGCATTAGCAATCGCCTCAATCGGAACCGATTTATATGCAGGTGGCGGTTTTACATCAATTGGTGGAGTGGCTTTGACCCGTTTAGCTAGAATTACAACCACTGGAACTGGTGCAACTGATGAATCTTGGTCTTTAGACAATGGTGGTAGTATTAACTATATGATATCTAGTGGAGATTACATTTATCTGGGTGGTAATTTCAGCAGTTTAGATGGTGATGCTACTGTTCAAAGGTTTGGAGTAGTATATGTAGCACCCGCAGAAATTGATATTCAAGGTGATGGAAATGGAATTACAAATGGAGATAATACTCCTGATTTATTAGACGGTACGAATATGGGATCAGTAACGATTGGCTCATCAGGTTTAAGTACATTTTCAATAGAAAATACGGGCTCGGAGACTTTAGAAATTTCTAATATACAGTTTACTGGGGCCGATGCTACTGATTTTTCACATAGCGGCATAACATTGCCTACAACTATTAGTGGCTTATCTAATGCAACATTTGATATTGTGTTTAGTCCATCTGCTTCAGGTAGCAGAACAGCAACTATTGAAATTACAAGTGATGACGCAGACGAAGGCACTTATACATTTGATATTTCCGGAGTGGGTTTAACACCTGCTGAAATTAATGTTCAGGGAAATGGTAATGATATTACAAGTGGTGATGATACCCCAGATGCAGTTGACGGTACAGATTTAGGTATTCTTACGATTGGTTCTTCAACTAGCTCAACATTCACTATCCAGAATAGCGGAGAATCAGAATTAAATTTAAGTGCAATTACTCTAAGTGGGGCTAATGCGGCTGATTTTTCAGTGGACGGCATAACAGTTCCTCTTGCAGTTTCAGGTGGCGGTTCTACATCGTTTAGTGTAACTTTTAATCCAGCTGCCTCTGGCATAAGCACGGCTACAATTGAAATAACAAATGATGATGCAGATGAAGGAATCTATACTTTTGATGTTACTGGTGTTGGACAAACACCTGCACAAATCAATTTGCAGGGAGTGGGATTAGATATTGATATCGCAAATGGAGATGACACGCCAGACACTTCTGATGGTACTGATATTGGGCCTATTACTATTGGATTTACATCAGGTACAGCCTTTGATATCCAAAATTTAGGTGAGGCTACATTAACAGTAAGTGAATTTGTTGTTGGCGGAGCAAATGCTTCAGAATTTTCTATTAATGCTATAACTACACCAGCTGTAATACTTGGAGGTGAGAGTACTTCTTTTGATGTCTTATTTACACCCGTTGTTTCAGGTACTCGAACTGCTACCATTACTATTATTAGTGATGATCCTGAAGATGGAAGCTTTACATTCACAGTAGCAGCATTAGGCCAAACACCTGGAGATATTAATATTCAAGGTGGAGGAATTGATATTGTTAATGGGGATGACACACCTGATGCCGGAGACAATACAGATTTTGGTACTGTTACTGTGGGACTTTCAGCAAGTACTGTTTATACCATCCAAAATACTGGTGATTTAGGCCTTAATGTGAGTAGCGTCACCATATCTGGTACAAATGCTTCTGATTATACCATAAGCGATATTACGACACCGTTTGATATTGACGGAGGCTTAAGCACAACATTTACAGTAACTTTTAACCCATCATCGGCTGGCGCTAGAGTTGCCACTATTGAGGTGATAAGTAATGATTCAGATGAAGGAACTTATACGTTTGATATTTCAGGCATTGGTGAGGAGGAAGTAACCGGAGTTGATTTAGAAATAGCTTCTGATTTTCAAATGTATCCTAACCCTGCTGCTAACATTGTAAAAATTGAATTGTCTCAAGTTAATGAAAAAGTTATTGGCATTAGCTTTATAAGTTTAAATGGAACGAAATCAGGCATTAGATCAAACTTTTTAGTTAATGGACAATTTATTGAAGTGGATGTTTCAGAGTTAAAGCAAGGAGCGTATTTGTTAGAAATACAAACTGAGAGTAGACTTTTACAAAGTAGATTTATTAAGAACTAG
- the ygiD gene encoding 4,5-DOPA-extradiol-dioxygenase, whose amino-acid sequence MHSKKLKELDKIISPLSATKKMPVLFLGHGSPMNAIEENEFVRSFRRVGQEIAIPNAILCISAHWETKGTYVTAMEHPRTIHDFGGFPKELFEVQYLAPGSPELAEETKDIIKNTEVGLDYNWGLDHGAWSVIKHLYPKANIPVVQMSIDYTKPAQYHYELAQQLLTLRNKGILIVGSGNMVHNLRMVAWDKLSGDPFAYDWAMEANEKMKSYIMDDDHQSLINFDKQGKSFELAIPTPEHYLPLIYTLSLKDSNEEIEIFNDQPVGGSLTMTSVKIGNS is encoded by the coding sequence ATGCATTCCAAAAAATTAAAAGAGTTAGATAAAATAATTTCTCCCCTATCAGCTACGAAGAAAATGCCTGTTTTATTTCTAGGTCATGGAAGCCCAATGAATGCCATTGAAGAAAATGAATTTGTAAGGTCGTTTAGAAGAGTTGGCCAGGAAATAGCTATTCCAAATGCCATTCTTTGTATTTCGGCACATTGGGAAACAAAGGGAACTTACGTTACAGCAATGGAGCACCCCAGAACAATCCACGACTTTGGTGGCTTCCCAAAGGAATTATTTGAGGTTCAATACCTTGCGCCTGGAAGCCCGGAACTGGCCGAAGAAACGAAAGACATAATCAAGAACACTGAAGTTGGATTAGATTACAACTGGGGGCTAGATCATGGTGCCTGGAGTGTTATTAAACACCTCTATCCAAAAGCTAACATTCCAGTTGTTCAGATGAGTATTGATTATACGAAGCCCGCACAATACCACTACGAATTAGCTCAACAACTTTTAACTCTGAGAAACAAAGGTATTCTCATAGTAGGTAGCGGAAATATGGTGCACAACCTAAGAATGGTGGCTTGGGATAAACTAAGTGGTGATCCGTTTGCTTACGACTGGGCAATGGAAGCTAATGAAAAGATGAAATCCTACATTATGGATGATGACCACCAAAGCCTCATTAATTTCGATAAACAAGGGAAATCATTTGAATTGGCCATACCTACACCGGAACATTACCTTCCGCTTATTTACACCCTCTCATTGAAAGACAGCAATGAAGAGATTGAAATATTCAACGACCAACCTGTAGGCGGTTCGCTCACCATGACATCAGTGAAGATTGGAAATAGTTAG
- a CDS encoding alkene reductase, with product MATLFDSFKAGGLNLKNKIVMAPMTRSRATTDHIPTPIMADYYGQRSGAGLIITEGTSPSPNGVGYPRIPGLYNQPQVDAWKVITDRVHKEGSKIFLQIMHTGRISHPLNLPEGAEVLAPSAIPASNTKMYTDQEGEKNLPTPKEMTDEDIASAINEYVNSAKLAVAAGFDGVELHAANGYLLEQFINPGSNQRTDNYGGSVENRARFVIEVAEQTVEAIGKDKVGIRLSPGGAFNDIMPFEGQEETYKYLAEELGKIGLVYVHLVDHSSMGTPEVPKSLKETIRDAFGGTIIISGGYDKAKAEKDLADGLGHLVAFGRPFISNPDLPERMKEGAELADPDFSTFYTPGEKGYTDYPTLQKA from the coding sequence ATGGCTACTCTTTTTGATTCCTTCAAGGCTGGAGGATTAAACTTGAAAAATAAAATAGTAATGGCTCCAATGACAAGATCAAGAGCCACAACAGATCATATCCCTACTCCTATTATGGCCGACTACTATGGCCAGCGTTCAGGTGCCGGACTCATTATCACTGAAGGTACCAGTCCATCACCTAATGGTGTGGGTTACCCTCGCATCCCGGGCCTTTACAATCAGCCGCAAGTAGATGCCTGGAAAGTTATCACTGACCGTGTTCATAAAGAAGGAAGCAAAATATTTCTTCAAATTATGCACACGGGCCGTATTTCTCATCCCTTAAATTTACCTGAAGGAGCTGAAGTATTAGCACCTTCTGCAATACCTGCATCGAACACTAAAATGTATACTGATCAGGAAGGTGAAAAAAACTTGCCTACACCAAAGGAAATGACGGATGAAGATATTGCTTCTGCCATTAATGAATATGTTAATTCTGCTAAGCTAGCCGTTGCTGCCGGTTTCGATGGGGTGGAGTTACACGCTGCCAACGGTTATTTATTAGAGCAATTTATTAATCCAGGATCAAACCAAAGAACTGACAATTACGGTGGCTCGGTAGAAAATCGTGCTCGCTTTGTTATAGAAGTTGCAGAGCAAACTGTAGAAGCCATTGGTAAAGATAAAGTGGGAATCAGATTATCTCCCGGTGGAGCTTTTAATGATATTATGCCATTTGAAGGGCAAGAAGAAACTTATAAATACCTTGCAGAAGAATTAGGGAAAATTGGTTTAGTTTATGTTCATCTGGTAGACCATTCATCTATGGGCACTCCAGAAGTCCCTAAGTCTTTAAAAGAAACAATTAGAGATGCTTTCGGTGGCACAATTATAATTTCCGGAGGTTATGATAAAGCAAAAGCTGAAAAAGATTTAGCAGATGGCTTAGGGCACCTGGTAGCATTTGGCAGACCATTTATCTCCAACCCAGATCTGCCTGAAAGAATGAAAGAAGGAGCTGAATTAGCAGACCCTGACTTCTCAACATTTTATACACCCGGAGAAAAGGGCTATACTGATTACCCAACCTTACAGAAAGCATAA
- a CDS encoding M3 family metallopeptidase, giving the protein MKVYYFLILFLVVTACTSQKEETTPSNNPFITELNEPTDFAAVLPAHIEEFAALTIKQTVEGVEKIKNNAEPTFENTFVEYDRIVENIGKASNRFFLLYWTSPDSLIRTTGLASYQKLDSIGNLFGLDKELYSKMKSFTKTEAYNTFTGHRKRFIDQVIEDFEQSGIGLLEDKMEKFKSLNSEITKLTSDYSTNMNTANRSITIDEEGAEGLPENFKKTYAVGENSYEIPAINATNSQLMSNAAKEATRKAYYMEFTNRGAEENLEILNELVQKRYEIGKLMGYDSYAGYNLSFKMAANPDRVWSFINDLVEKSKPKALEEEQMLIDFRNKLTGETSDEPVASWNYSYYRNQLLKNQYSVDEEKIREYLNMDDCLKGMMEIYQQLLGYEFRKVENPSVWHEEVEMYEVYENDTLRGQFYLDLYPRPNKESWFYGVPLSSGRQTDEGYEIPVNMLLGNFPRPTDELPSLISHGQLSTLFHEFGHIMNGMAYEGEFAYQSRTKSDFGEAMSQIFENWIWDYEMLSSFAKHYETGEVFPKEMFDKMVAAKNVTSGLSAIGSLTRCTYDMMLYDKYDPENPYDTDKLWSTVYDKIGVNDSYVEGTHPQANWIHINTHPVYYYGYLWSDVFAQDMFTQFEKNGLLDQKTGVRYRNIILANGIQRPVLEAVEDFLGRPSNNDAYIKSLGLE; this is encoded by the coding sequence ATGAAAGTATATTATTTCCTTATCCTCTTTCTTGTAGTCACAGCCTGCACATCACAAAAAGAAGAAACCACCCCTTCGAATAACCCATTCATTACGGAGCTAAATGAGCCCACTGATTTTGCCGCTGTATTGCCTGCACATATTGAAGAATTTGCAGCTTTAACCATTAAACAGACCGTTGAGGGGGTAGAAAAAATTAAGAATAATGCCGAGCCTACCTTCGAAAATACATTTGTTGAATACGATAGAATTGTAGAAAATATTGGAAAGGCTTCTAATCGTTTCTTTTTATTGTATTGGACATCACCAGATTCATTAATTAGGACTACTGGTTTAGCCAGCTATCAAAAATTAGATTCTATTGGCAACCTATTTGGATTAGATAAGGAGCTGTATTCCAAAATGAAATCGTTCACCAAAACCGAAGCATACAACACCTTTACTGGGCATAGAAAGCGTTTTATCGATCAGGTTATTGAAGATTTTGAGCAGTCAGGGATTGGCCTTCTAGAGGATAAGATGGAGAAATTCAAAAGCCTCAATTCTGAAATTACCAAATTAACGTCTGACTACTCTACCAATATGAACACCGCTAACCGTTCAATAACAATAGATGAAGAAGGTGCAGAAGGACTGCCAGAGAATTTCAAAAAAACCTATGCAGTTGGAGAAAATTCATATGAAATACCTGCCATCAATGCCACGAACAGCCAATTGATGAGTAATGCAGCTAAAGAAGCAACCCGAAAAGCCTATTACATGGAATTTACGAATCGAGGTGCAGAAGAGAATTTAGAGATATTGAATGAGCTGGTGCAAAAGCGATATGAAATAGGAAAATTGATGGGTTATGATTCATATGCTGGCTATAATCTTAGTTTTAAAATGGCTGCTAATCCAGATCGTGTATGGAGTTTTATTAATGATCTGGTTGAAAAATCTAAGCCCAAAGCATTAGAAGAAGAACAAATGCTTATTGATTTTAGGAATAAATTAACTGGTGAGACTTCTGATGAACCTGTAGCCTCATGGAATTACTCGTATTACAGAAATCAACTTCTTAAAAACCAATACAGTGTAGACGAAGAAAAGATTAGAGAATATCTCAATATGGACGACTGCCTGAAAGGCATGATGGAAATCTATCAACAACTGCTCGGGTATGAATTCAGAAAAGTCGAAAATCCATCGGTGTGGCATGAAGAGGTGGAAATGTATGAGGTTTATGAAAATGACACGTTAAGAGGTCAGTTTTACTTAGATCTTTATCCAAGGCCCAACAAGGAAAGCTGGTTTTATGGCGTGCCGCTTTCTTCTGGCAGGCAAACTGATGAAGGCTATGAAATACCCGTAAACATGCTATTAGGTAATTTCCCTCGTCCAACTGATGAACTACCGTCCTTAATAAGCCATGGTCAACTGAGCACCCTATTTCATGAATTTGGTCATATTATGAATGGAATGGCCTATGAAGGCGAGTTTGCCTACCAGAGTAGAACCAAATCTGATTTTGGCGAAGCAATGTCGCAAATATTTGAAAATTGGATTTGGGATTATGAAATGTTAAGCAGTTTTGCCAAGCACTACGAAACAGGTGAAGTATTTCCAAAAGAAATGTTTGATAAAATGGTTGCAGCTAAGAATGTAACTTCAGGTCTTTCAGCAATTGGCAGTTTAACCCGATGCACCTACGACATGATGCTGTATGATAAATACGACCCGGAAAACCCTTACGATACCGATAAATTATGGAGCACTGTTTATGATAAAATAGGTGTAAATGATAGTTATGTCGAAGGTACACATCCACAGGCAAACTGGATTCATATTAACACGCATCCTGTATATTACTACGGTTATCTGTGGTCGGATGTATTCGCCCAGGATATGTTCACCCAATTTGAGAAAAATGGCTTATTGGATCAGAAAACAGGCGTAAGATACCGAAATATTATACTGGCTAATGGCATTCAAAGACCAGTATTGGAAGCGGTAGAGGATTTTCTTGGCAGACCGTCTAATAATGATGCGTATATAAAAAGCTTGGGGCTTGAATAA
- a CDS encoding pirin family protein translates to MSSIKKVKPLNFPWETSDPFLFCVHHADNYPKGNEAMGPDASLAGRNIGQDFTIKDGWRMYHGSKVPGFPPHPHRGFETVTVVTRGFIDHSDSLGATARFGNGDVQWMTAGKGLQHSEMFPLLNRDKPNPLELFQIWLNLPAKSKMVEPHFGMLWNETIDKIDYSDENDNGTQVTLIAGNLDDYSGPQIPPNSWAADPNNEVAVWIIDMEPNAEWTIPAASEGLNRTIYYFEGDGLNVDDKEIPSYNGVELYSEKESVLKNGDQPARLLLLQGRPINEPVVQYGPFVMNSQEGIQQAMMDYQKDQFGGWPWPEAEHVHAREKGRFAIHADGREEVK, encoded by the coding sequence ATGTCATCTATCAAAAAGGTAAAACCTCTCAATTTTCCATGGGAAACAAGCGACCCATTTTTATTCTGCGTGCATCATGCTGATAACTACCCGAAAGGCAATGAAGCTATGGGTCCTGATGCATCTCTAGCAGGCAGAAATATAGGTCAGGATTTTACAATCAAAGATGGGTGGCGAATGTATCATGGAAGTAAGGTTCCAGGGTTTCCACCACACCCACACAGAGGCTTTGAAACTGTTACTGTAGTGACCAGAGGTTTTATAGATCATTCAGATTCATTAGGTGCCACGGCAAGGTTTGGTAATGGTGATGTGCAGTGGATGACGGCCGGAAAAGGGCTTCAACATTCGGAAATGTTTCCACTATTAAACAGAGATAAACCAAATCCTTTAGAGCTTTTTCAAATCTGGCTAAATCTGCCAGCAAAAAGTAAAATGGTGGAACCACACTTTGGTATGCTTTGGAATGAAACGATCGATAAGATTGATTATTCCGATGAGAATGATAATGGCACTCAGGTCACATTAATTGCTGGTAATTTAGATGATTATAGTGGTCCACAAATTCCACCTAACTCATGGGCTGCTGATCCTAATAACGAGGTGGCAGTCTGGATTATAGATATGGAACCAAATGCCGAATGGACTATTCCAGCTGCCAGCGAAGGGCTCAATAGAACAATATATTACTTTGAAGGTGATGGTTTAAATGTAGATGACAAAGAAATTCCATCATATAACGGGGTGGAATTGTACTCAGAAAAAGAATCTGTCCTTAAAAATGGTGATCAACCAGCCAGATTGTTGCTGCTTCAGGGCAGACCTATTAATGAACCCGTTGTTCAATACGGTCCGTTTGTGATGAACTCGCAAGAGGGAATTCAACAGGCTATGATGGACTATCAAAAAGATCAGTTTGGTGGTTGGCCTTGGCCCGAAGCTGAACATGTTCATGCAAGAGAAAAAGGCAGGTTCGCCATCCATGCAGATGGTAGGGAAGAGGTGAAGTGA
- a CDS encoding nucleotidyltransferase encodes MSIFNSDFKEYILLLNKHGVEYVLVGGMAVNIHGYRRSTGDMDIFVNPTKTNHLLLRRVHADFGMHMGDMENIDNFLDTKKFDVFTYGVAPVQIDVLTACKGITFDEAYQNAIEFKLDENLECKVISYRELIVAKKAAGRFRDKADIEELQRIKSKNQ; translated from the coding sequence ATGAGCATATTTAATAGTGATTTCAAAGAGTACATTTTACTCCTGAATAAACATGGAGTTGAATATGTATTAGTTGGCGGAATGGCTGTCAATATTCACGGCTATAGGCGCTCTACTGGTGATATGGATATATTTGTAAACCCAACGAAAACTAATCATTTGTTACTGAGAAGAGTTCATGCTGATTTTGGTATGCATATGGGTGATATGGAGAATATTGATAATTTTCTTGATACGAAGAAATTTGATGTTTTTACCTACGGTGTAGCGCCGGTTCAAATAGATGTTCTAACTGCTTGTAAAGGAATTACGTTTGATGAAGCTTACCAGAATGCAATTGAATTTAAACTTGATGAAAATTTGGAATGTAAGGTAATCAGCTATCGAGAACTAATTGTAGCAAAAAAAGCTGCCGGTAGATTTAGAGATAAAGCAGATATCGAAGAGTTACAAAGGATTAAATCTAAAAACCAATAA
- a CDS encoding NADPH-dependent FMN reductase — translation MEKITIVCGTNRNDSVSYQIANLYKGLLDAVNCPNELIDLSDLPNDFAFSALYEMAGKNEHFNHFRELMAETKKFVFIVPEYNGSFPGVLKTFIDGLKFPDTFKGKKCALVGVSSGIQGAGLALSHLTDIFHYCGTEVLSLKPKLSHIEKNFENGKITNPLYKALLDEQVEKIIGF, via the coding sequence ATGGAGAAAATTACTATTGTGTGCGGTACAAACAGAAACGACTCTGTAAGTTATCAAATAGCCAATTTGTATAAGGGTTTGTTAGATGCTGTTAACTGTCCTAACGAGTTAATAGACTTATCTGATTTACCTAACGACTTTGCCTTTAGCGCCTTATATGAAATGGCTGGCAAAAATGAGCATTTCAACCATTTCAGAGAGTTAATGGCTGAAACGAAAAAATTCGTTTTTATCGTGCCAGAATATAATGGTTCTTTTCCAGGTGTGCTCAAAACATTTATTGATGGCCTTAAATTTCCAGATACGTTTAAAGGTAAGAAGTGCGCATTAGTAGGTGTTTCTTCTGGCATACAAGGTGCAGGGTTAGCGCTAAGTCACTTAACTGATATCTTCCATTACTGCGGCACAGAGGTACTTTCCCTGAAACCTAAGCTTTCCCATATCGAAAAGAATTTTGAAAATGGCAAAATCACCAACCCACTATACAAAGCCTTGTTGGATGAGCAGGTAGAGAAGATTATTGGTTTTTAG
- a CDS encoding head GIN domain-containing protein, with protein sequence MRGIFAIILTILFFGCNDADSPDCLKSSGEGVTRTIDIGDFNSLLINNEFNVILTEGPTREVKLTIGENLLNDIDFTLSGSLLEITNQVSCKWTRDYNYPLLEITHPNISFIEIIGGSIIRSNGTLTYPNLSLKSKASNGIIELSLNSESLSIDSNEITNYLLDGNVSDLNLLFSSGDGRFEGANLICTNARVIHNSSNDIIVNVTNQLTGELNSTGDLIYVGQVPAEISVEVKDRGNLINGTN encoded by the coding sequence ATGAGAGGAATTTTCGCCATCATATTAACCATTTTGTTCTTTGGCTGTAATGATGCCGATTCACCTGATTGCCTTAAATCAAGCGGAGAAGGTGTAACTCGTACTATTGATATTGGAGATTTCAATTCACTACTCATAAATAATGAGTTCAATGTAATTTTAACTGAGGGGCCAACGAGAGAAGTAAAGTTAACCATCGGAGAAAACCTTTTAAATGATATTGATTTTACCCTTTCCGGCTCATTATTAGAAATAACAAATCAGGTAAGCTGCAAATGGACTAGGGATTATAATTATCCATTACTCGAGATTACTCACCCTAATATCAGTTTTATTGAAATAATTGGTGGTAGTATTATTCGTTCGAATGGAACTCTTACTTACCCTAATTTGAGTCTCAAATCGAAGGCCAGTAATGGTATTATTGAGCTATCCTTAAATAGTGAGAGCCTTTCCATTGATTCTAATGAAATTACTAATTACTTACTAGATGGTAATGTGAGTGATTTGAACTTATTATTTTCTTCGGGTGACGGACGTTTTGAAGGTGCCAATCTTATCTGCACAAATGCACGAGTCATTCATAACTCTTCTAATGATATTATTGTTAATGTGACTAATCAATTAACAGGAGAACTCAATTCCACAGGTGATTTAATTTATGTTGGTCAAGTGCCGGCAGAAATTTCTGTAGAGGTTAAGGACAGAGGTAATTTAATTAACGGAACAAACTAA